A stretch of DNA from Sphingomonas ginkgonis:
ACGAGGCCTGCGGCGGCGACATGGTCGAGACGGCGGCCGGCCGTGCCTGAGACTGGTCGGCGTCGAGTGACCGAAACTGGCTTTCGCTCGATCGAGCAGGCGTTCCAGCAGGTTCGGTCGAGCAATCTCGCCCTGACCGAACGGCTGCGCGTGGTCGCGGACGCGGCGCGAACGCTGCGCCCCGACTATGCGCTGGCGGTCGACCGCTTTGCCGAGCGGCTGGCGGGAGTTCGCGCCGGCGGCTCGGCGCCCGAGGTCGGCCAGGCACTGCCGCTGTTTGCCCTTCCCGACCACGACGGAAGGTTGGTCACGCTGGAGAGCCTGCTCGGACGTGCGCCGCTCGTCGTCGTCTTTCACCGCGGCCACTGGTGTCCCTTCTGCCGGCTGAGCCTCGCCGGACTGGCCGAGATCGAGGAGGCTGCCCGCCCGGCGCAGATGGTTGCGATCTCGGCCGAACTGCCGCGCTTCGGCCGGTCGCTGCGCGACGAATGTGGCGCCGGCTTTCCTTTCCTCACCGACATGGGCGCCGGCTACGCCCTCTCGCTCGGGCTCGCCGTGTGGATCGACGAGCAACTCGCCGCGCTGATCGCGGAGGCAGGCTGGGACATTCCCCTCTACCAGGGCGGTGCCGATTGGGTGCTCCCGATTCCCACGGTCTTCCTGCTGGACGAGCGCGGCTTCATTCGCTTCCGCCATATCGACCCCGACTATCGTCGCCAGTTAGAGCCCGCGCGACTGCTTGCCGAGATCCGGGCGCTCGCGTCGCCATCGCCTTGATCCGCCGATCATGGTAGAAGCGAACCCATGACCCATCCGTTCGTGACGCGTCTCGAACAGGTGTATCAGCTTGTCAGGAACCGCGGCGATACGCTGGGTGAGCGGCTCCGCGCCGTTGCCGACGTCGTCCGCGACGAGGCTCCCGATTTCTGCGCCGAGGTCGACCGCTTCGTCGGGCGGTTGGAAACGGTGCGTGCCGGCTCCAGCGCGCCGCAGGTCGGCGATCCCATGCCGCTCTTCACCATGCCCGACCAGGACGGTCACCTCGTCGGCCTCGAGGAGCTCCTGGCACAAGGTCCGGTGGTGCTCGCCTTTCACCGCGGTCACTGGTGCCCCTATTGCCGGCTCAACATGGTCGGTCTGGCCGAGATCGAGGACCGAGTGCGCCCGGCGCGGATCATCGGCATCTCGGCCGAGACCCAGCGCTACACCCGCGAGCTGCGGCAAGATGCCGGCGCTTGCTTCCCAATCCTCACCGACCTCGGCGGTGGCTACGCGCTGTCGCTTAACCTCGTCGTGTGGGTCGACCGCCAGATGTCGCAGATGATCGAGGGCGCCGGCTGGGACATTCCGCTTTACCAGGGAGGTACCGACTGGATCCTGCCCATACCGGCGGTGTTCGTGGTGGCGCAGGATGGCACCATCGTCGAGCGCCACGTCGATCCCGACTACCGTCGGCGCATGGAACTGGACGACCTCCTACGCGGCGTCGACAAGCTCCGGGACGAGCCGGTCGCTCCAGTCGGTCGAGCGCAGCAGGTTGAGCAGCGCGCCTCCCTCGCGTGACCGCTGGCGCCCGGCGACACTGTAGATCGCCACGGTTCGCGTGAGGTCCAGCGCCGAGCAATGGAGATGACGAACCCGCGGCGATTGCATCGCGCTCGCCGGCACGATCGCAAGCCCAAACTTCGCCACCACCAGCGCCTCGAGGTCGCGGACCGAGTCCACCTCGTGCACCGCGTCGTAGCGGATCCCGCGGCCGGTTACCTGCTCCGGCCGAAGCTCAGCCGGGTCACACCCGGCATAGTGAAGGAAGCGCGATTCCTTGACCAACTCGACATCGAGGTCGGGACAGTCGCGCTGAGCCAGTTCATGATCGGCGCCGACCACCAAGTCGAACGCCTCGGTGAACATCGGCCAGGTGTCGATCCGCTCCCATTCCTCGCCGAGCGGCCCGCCGATCGCCAGTTCGGCCTCGCCGTTGCGAAGCATGTCGCAGATGACCGCGCCGGTGCCGCGACGCACCTTGAGCTGCAGGCTGGGGAAACTCCGCTGCACCTCTCCTAGCGGCTTCATCAGCAGCTCGATGTCGAGCGTTCGCGACACCGCGATCGACAGGCTCGAAACCTCACCGCGCCGCACCTTGGCGGCGAGCGACTTGGCGGTCAGCGCGCTCTCGTAACATTGCTGGAGCAGCGGCTGCATCTTCAGCCCGAGCTCGGTCAGGTGGCTGTTGCGTCCCTCACGGCGGATCAGCTCGCCGCCGAGCTCATCCTCCAGCTGCTTGACCGCGCGGGTCAAGGCGGGTTGAGTGACGTTGCAATCCTCCGCCGCACGGGTGAAGTTCAAGGTCCGCGCAACCGCCAGAAAATAGCGGACTTGCTGCATTTCCATCGCCGTCGCGCCCCCTAGCGCCAAGCCAAGGTCAATACGCCAATTCGGGGAAAACCGCCAGCCGGCGGACCGTCCGGGCCACCAGCATCGCCGCGAGGATCGTCCCCGCCATGCTCGCCAGCGCGACCCAGGCGTAGGGACGTAGCAGCGGGAAGCCGAGCAGGATGAGCCCGTCGTTGCTGCCGGGGATGAGCAAGCTGCCCATTCCCATCAACGCGCCGCCCGACAGGCAGGAGAGCGCCTTGCGCGCAGTCGGCCATGCCGGCTTCAGGCGGCCTGCGGTCCAGCCGCCCAGGATGGCACCGCCGAACAGGCCGAGGAACAGCGGAAGGCGAAGCGCGAGCTCCGCCATTCGTCCTCTGGCGAGGTCGGCGAGCAGGTCGGTGTAGGCCCAGGGCCCGACCGCCAGCAGCAGCACGACAAACGCCAGCCCGATCACGCCGGTCGCCACGTGGGGCGACCAGACATGCTCGGCGAGCATTCCCCCGCGCGCCGCTCGGACGACCCGGCGGGAACGCCACCCGACGAGCAAGAGCAGCGGCACGGCAACGAGCGCGGCCTGATCGAGCAGCGCCGAAGTGGCCATCGGCTCGCTCCGAGCCGACGTCGGAACGAGGCCCGTGGTGAGACACCCGAGGAAGAAGCCAGGCGGGACAAGCGCATAGGCCCACTGCCCCGACCCGAGCTTGGCGATCGAGCCGAACACGCACGAACCTGCGACATAGGCTCCGAGCCCGAGCAGCGCGCCGCCCGCAACGGTATGGAGGGTGAGCAGGTGGTCGGCCGGGGGCATCGGCAGGAAGCCGGCGAGCTGCGCGGCGACCATTCCCGCGGCCACGATCGCCGCCGCCTCCAGCAACGCCACGATCCGTCGCGCGCGCCGCTCGGCGACGATCTCTTCCAACGCCGCGACCATGCACGTGGCACCGCGCTGAACGGCATAGCCCATCACGCCCGCGGCGAGCAGCGCAACGGAAAGAGCGGCGAGGCTTCCGGCCATGGCTCTTGATCCTTCTATTCGGCGGCTTCTTACGCGATCGTGGCCGCGACCTCGTTGGCCATCTTGAGCTGCGCCCTCTTGCCGCCGATCGCATAACGGCGGCCGATGAAAGCGAAATCGGTCCAGGCGATCTCGGTGCCGCCGTCCTCCGCCTCTCGGACGAGCATGCGCACCGGCCAATCCAGCCCGGCATAGGGATTGGCCTGGAGGAACTGGACGCCAAGCGGCGGATTGCCGAACAGCACCAGAACCGAGGCTCGGATCGGTAGACCGGCCCCCGCGCCGAGCTGGCGCTGGTCGATCTCGGCGAAGTGGCGGATCCCTTTGGCTTCGACGGCCGCACGAATCCGGGCGACTGTCTCGTTGACCGAATGCGATGAGCGCACCCGAAGCACTCCGTCGGCATAGGTCGGGGCGACGGTCTCCGGAGATCCCTTGGCGAGTGCGGGAGCGCCGGCCACGGCGACGAGCACGGAAATGGCGAAGGCTCGGCGGAGCGCCGCGGCTGGGCTGGCGGACTTCATGTCGGATCTCCCTTGATGAGGAGTGAATTGTCCGCCGTCCGCAGCGCGATTTGAAATGCGAAGCCGCTATGGGTGCCATGAGCGAGAGTTATGAACGGGAATGCCGCCTCGGTTTTTGTGGCGACAGACGATCAGCGGCAGCTCCGGCGCTTGCTCCAGTTTTTTCCCGTTTATTGTCAGCGCCAAGGCACCGTGGGTTCATCCTCGCGTTCAACAGCCGATGGCCCGGACGTCGCCCATACCAGAAAGCCATGCCGGATCGTGGGTGCTGATTGCAGGTGTGGTGCTGGCCTGCCTTCTCGCCTCCGCAGGCCTCGGCTTCCGCTTCACCGGCCTGCTACTGCCCGGACTTTCACTGCTGCTGCTCGCGGCGGCGGCGGTGATCGGGCGATCGACCGCTCGGCCTCGGCTCTATGCCGGCGCGTCCGCCTTCCTGCTGATGACCCTTTTTTCCGAGCTTGGCATCCTGCTCTCCTACGCGCTGGCCGCCAAGGCCGGGCCGTTGTGGGACGGGGCCCTAGCTCACGCCGATCGCAGGCTAGGGTTCGACTGGCCTGCTGTCTTCCTCGCCTCCGACCACTCGCCGGTATTGCTGTGGATTGGCGCGGTCGCGTACCACAGCCTGCCGCTTCAGATGATCGTCTGCATCGTGGCACTGAGCGGCACCGCCAGGTTCCGAACTCTCGGCATCACCATCTCTGCGGCAATCCTGAGCGGCTTTGCCACTATCCTCCTGTCCGGGCTGATGCCGGCGATGGGCAACGTTTTCGATCCGGCCCGGTTTTCCCATCTCTGGCCCTCGGTAGCCTGGATGGAGCGGGGTATGATCGCGGGTTTGCGCGACGGAAGCTGGCGGACGCTGGACCTCACCCAGCTATGGGGCATCGTTACCTTTCCCAGTTATCATGCCACTCTGCCGATCATCCTTGCCTGGGGGCAGCGCGACATCCCGAGGCTCAGGATCCTCGCCCCGCTCTGGGCCGGGCTGACGATCCTCGCCACCCCGCTGTTCGGCGGCCACTATGGCGTCGACGTGCTGGTCGGCATGGGGCTCGCGCCGCTTGCGCTGGCGATCACGTCATCCCCCGCATGGCATCGTCTCGGCGAGCTTGCCCTGCCTTCGGTCTCGGGCAAGCCAGCGCCGGCCACCAGCACCGCTCTCGGCTGGACTGCCCTTCCGCCACGCGCGCACCGCCGGCATGATCCAGCGACGAGCCGGACAGAATCCGTCCGCCTCGTCCCGCATCCTGCCGACGAGCCGAGCTACCCCACCCGCAAGCGGGCGAACGGCGGAGAATGATGACCAGTCTCGCCCGGAACACCGCCACCAGCCTCCTGCTCGCCGGGGCGATCGGTGCCGGGTGGGTGGCTATCCATCTCGGCGGCATCTTCCTGTGGCGCTGGCAGTGGTCGACTGCGCCCCTCGCAGCGCTGCTGATCGTGGCGCAGACCTGGCTCAGCACCGGGCTTTTCATCATCGCCCATGATTGCATGCATGGGTCGCTGGCCCCGGGGCATCCTCGGCTGAACCGCATGATCGGCACGCTGTCGCTCGCTGCCTATGCCGGCCTGTCGTTCGGCGCGCTCCGCCCCAAGCATCACGCCCATCACCGCGCTCCCGGCACTCCCGACGACCCCGACTTCTCTCCGGGCGAGCCCCGCCGCGCCTTCCCTTGGTTCGTCCGCTTCTTCTCGACCTACTATACCCATGGGCAGATCCTGCGGATTACCTTGGCGGCAACGCTCTACCTGTGGCTCGGCGCCGCGCTGGTGAACATCGTCGCCTTCTGGGCGATCCCGGCGCTGCTCGCACTGGTCCAGCTATTTCTGTTCGGCACCTATCTGCCGCATCGGCACGAGGACGGGGCGTTCGAGGACGAGCACAATGCCCGCAGCAACGAGTGGCGCCCGCTCACGTCGCTGCTCACCTGCTTCCACTTCGGCGCCTATCATCACGAGCATCACCTCGCCCCCGGCGCGCCTTGGTGGCAGCTCCCGCGGGTCAGGGCCGATCGACGAGCGCGGCGCTGACGATGGCAGCGGCCGTCTTGGCGCCACCAGCATTCGCCATCTCGTCCGCCAGTTTGCCCGCCGCCTCTTTATAGCGGCGCTCCGCAAGCACCTCCTCGAGAGCCCGGGCGAGCCGCCGTACCGTCAGCCCGCGCCACCGGACTACCTTAGCCGCTCCGATCCGCGCGAGCCGCGCCGCCGTCCCAGGCTGCTCGAACGCGATCGGCACCGCGACGATCGGGACCCGGGCCGCGACCGCGTCGAGAACGGTGTTGAAACCTCCGTGCAGCATCGCCGCCGAACAACATCGGAGCACCGCTTCCTGCGGCCAGTAGTCACGCACCAGCGGATCGCCGGGAAGCGCGGCTTCCTCATCGGCGGTGAGCCCGCCGCCATGCCCGATCACCGCTCGCGCGCCGACCGCCGCACAGGCTGCCGCCATGGTCGCGAACAGCGCCTTGCGCGAACCTTGAAGCGAGCCGAGCGAGCAGAAGATCAACGGTAGCGGATCGTCCGGCCGGTCGACCCAGGGCTCGACCGGGTTGCGCCATGGGCCGCCATAGTGGAAGCGGGGCGGAAGCTCGTCACGCGGAAAATCGAGCCCGCGCGGGCACTGGGCGACATGGACCAGCGGTCCATCCTCCTCCTCCTCGTCGATCCGCCACGCCCGCCGGCGCTGCTCGAGCACGCCGCTGATCGGGCGCATCAGCAGATCGGAGACACGGTAGCCGCCGCGGTTGCGCGCTCGCCCGCTCCCGTCCGGCCGGTAGGGCCAGCGGAGAAAGGGCGGCGGGACATTTTCCTCGCGCATCAGCGGCAGCCCGGTGATGCTGACGACATGGGGGAGACCTAGGCGCCGGGCGATCAGGCCGCCGGCCGGCTCGGCCGCATCGGCGATGACCGCCTCCGCCCCGATCCGTTCCAAAACCGCCGGCGCCTCGTCGAGCAGCCGCGCGGTCATGCGAGCGGTGGCGGCGATCATCCGGGTGATCCCGAGCAGCCCTGTCGCCGCGGCGAGCTGCGACAGATAGGTGTCGAGCAGACCGTCCGATGCGCCGTCCGCCAGCGGCGCGAACCCGACTTCGGGCGTGTTGACATAGCGCGCCACCCCGCCGGTGTGGACGATCGTCACCCGGTGCCCGAGCGCGATCAGTCGGGCGCCGAGGACTTGCAGTGGATTGAGGTGGCCCGGGGTCGGCGGCGCGATGATCGCGATGCTCCGGCGTCTCCTGCTCACGCCGGCCTCATCGCCGCAAGCGCGATCCTTGTCACCACGCCGCGCACCCGTTGCGAAAAGAAATTGGTTACGTGCTCAGCAAAGAAGCAGGAAGGACGCATCCCCGCCCGCCGAAACTCGAGCGCTAGGCCGCAAGTCGTCCTGCATGACGGCGGCCAGCGGCAGCAGGCGGCCCGTGGCGGAGGTGTCAGACAAAGGCGAAAGCGTCTCTGCAGCGCGCCGCTCGGTCTTTGATGGTCAGCCCTACTCCACAAGCCCCTGCCACTCGGCCAGGGCGGCCGAGCGGCGGAGCTTGAAGTCGGATCGGCTGACGAGGTGACGTTCGGCATTGAAGTGGTTGTGGAGATTGGCATGGACGGAAGCGAACTTCTGTAAGCTCTTCATCTGCCGAAACCTGAGCATCGCTCGTTCTCGTCGTCGGAATGCCAGGTGGCTGTTCTCCACCCTGTTGTTGGCCCAACGTCCGACCTCCTGCTTCCCCGTGTTGCCCAGTTCGGTCATGGCAGCCCTGTAGGAGCGCAGGCCGTCGGTGGTGATCGCCTCCGGCGAGCCATGGCGCTTCAGCGCCTTCTTCATGAAGCGGAGTGCCGCGGCCTTATCTCGCTCCTTGGTGACGAAGCTCTCGAGCACCTCGCCTTCATGGTTGACGGCTCGCCACAGGTAGCGCATCTCGCCGTTCACCTTCACGTACATTTCGTCCAAGTGCCAGCGCCACTGGCGAAAGCCACGCATGCGGCTCACCCGCTGGCGGCGGATGTCGGCCGCGAACAGCGGACCGAAGCGGTTCCACCAGTAGCGCACCGTCTCATGGCAAATGTCGATCCCACGCTCGAATAGCAGGTCCTCGACGTTCCGCAGGCTCAGCGGAGGTCGCAGGATTCCTGTTCTCTACAATCCTGGCTGGCGCCTTCGTGGTATTGCCAAGCGATTGCTCGAAAAGCATTGATCGCGCGGAAAAGCGGGGTCCAAGCTGGTCACTCCTGCGGCTTCCGATCGTACGTCACTTTTTCGCCGCAAGTCTCCTTGCGTCGCTTGCAATCAGCATCTTTTAACAATGCTTCCCCATTCTGCTGGTCCGCAGGTACGGATTCGAACCAATCTTGATCGGCTGGATCAGTTTTGCGCTAACGGTCGCCCTACTAATTTCGAGCATCTGGATCCTCCAGTTCGTGAAGCGTTTCATGCGGAGGTGTCAGCCAGGGGCGAACGCGTCCCAACGGCGCGAGGGGCAGTCGTTGATGGCAGATGACGATTGCGTTCGGTCGATGAAAACGGAACAGCGACTGTGGTCGTCAGCTCTTCCACATCCGTTCATGTGGAGCATGCCACCGGGAATGAACCGCGTTTGTAATGAACCCTTTCGTGGCAAAGGCGGTTGAAAAACAAAACTCTGTCCAGGGTCCTTCATATTTCCGAGCGCGCCGCCTTCATCAACCAAGTCACCACTGCCGTACCGTCGCAGGATGTTCACAAGGCCTTTCTGGCCTGGGCCGAACAGCGCCTTCCGGATGAGCGGCAACGCTCCGTCTTCCGGCGCATGGCCGAGCGGTCGGGTATCAACCATCGTTGGTCGGTGCTGCCCACGACGGCGGGTGGTGGTTCCCCGGTCGCCGACGGAGGTCTCTATGCGGATGCGCCGCCGCCGACATCGGAGCGGATGCGGATCTATGCGGAGACTGCGCCCGAGCTTGCGCTTGCAGCAATCGCGAAACTTGATGCCGGAGCAATCGCGCGGACTACTCACCTCGTGGTCGCAAGCTGCACGGGGTTCGTCGCGCCCGGGGTCGACCAGATCATTGCTCGCCGGCTCGGGCTCGCAAATCATGTCGAGCGCACGCTGATCGGGTTCATGGGCTGCTATGCGGCGATCGCAGCGCTTCGGACCGCTTACCATATCGTTCGTTCGGAACCCGCCGCGCGCGTCCTCGTCGTAACGGTCGAACTTTCGACGCTGCATCTACAGTTCACCGACGACATGGAGGCGCTCCTCGGCATGCTCCAGTTCGGTGACGGAGCCGCGGCGGCCATCGTCAGTGCCGACGCCACGGGGCTGCGGATCGATCGGCCCTTCGCCATCGCGATGGAAGACAGCGAGACCCTCATCCAGTGGGCAATAGGCGAGACCGGCTTCGTCATGCAGCTGTCGGGGGAAGTGCCCGGGCGGATCGGGTCGGCGCTGGAAAAGCCATGGATCCGCGAGCGGATCCTCGACGCGGTCGACGCGGGAAAGATCGACAGCTGGGCAGTCCATGCCGGAGGCCGATCGATCCTGGATGCGGTGCAGCGCGGCTTCGATCTTCCGGCCAACGCGCTCGACCGGTCGCGCGAAGTGCTGGCCGACTTCGGCAACATGTCGTCCTCAACGCTGATGTTCGTTCTTGCAGCGATCCTCCGCCAATCGGATGAGGGCGAGCGCAGTGGCGTCGCGCTTGCCTTCGGACCAGGGCTGGCGGCCGAGGGGTTCCGATACGAGCGTGCGGCGTGATCGACCTCAAGGTTCGATCACGGCGAGAGGAGCAGATGGACTCCCCCCACCTCGCCTTCGAGGAATACGGGAAGGTCCTGGCCGATCTCGCCACGGTGAATTCGTGGACCTTGGCTGCTCGGCCGACCCTCTTGTTCCTGAAGTCGGCAGTCGGAGCTCGTCCGCGCTTTTCCGTTCTCGATGTCGGCTTCGGACGCGGCGACATGCTGTGTCAGATCGCCGCATGGGCGGTCCGAAACGGGAAGGAGGTCGAGCTGCATGGCGTCGATCTCAACCAGAAGAGCCTGGCGAGCGCGCTCGAGGCAACGGCGGGGCTGCCAGTTCAACTGCACGTCGGTGATTACAAGGACCTGCCCGGTCCATTCGATTGTGTCGTGAGCAGTCTGGTCGCG
This window harbors:
- a CDS encoding peroxiredoxin-like family protein produces the protein MTETGFRSIEQAFQQVRSSNLALTERLRVVADAARTLRPDYALAVDRFAERLAGVRAGGSAPEVGQALPLFALPDHDGRLVTLESLLGRAPLVVVFHRGHWCPFCRLSLAGLAEIEEAARPAQMVAISAELPRFGRSLRDECGAGFPFLTDMGAGYALSLGLAVWIDEQLAALIAEAGWDIPLYQGGADWVLPIPTVFLLDERGFIRFRHIDPDYRRQLEPARLLAEIRALASPSP
- a CDS encoding peroxiredoxin-like family protein produces the protein MTHPFVTRLEQVYQLVRNRGDTLGERLRAVADVVRDEAPDFCAEVDRFVGRLETVRAGSSAPQVGDPMPLFTMPDQDGHLVGLEELLAQGPVVLAFHRGHWCPYCRLNMVGLAEIEDRVRPARIIGISAETQRYTRELRQDAGACFPILTDLGGGYALSLNLVVWVDRQMSQMIEGAGWDIPLYQGGTDWILPIPAVFVVAQDGTIVERHVDPDYRRRMELDDLLRGVDKLRDEPVAPVGRAQQVEQRASLA
- a CDS encoding LysR family transcriptional regulator; this encodes MEMQQVRYFLAVARTLNFTRAAEDCNVTQPALTRAVKQLEDELGGELIRREGRNSHLTELGLKMQPLLQQCYESALTAKSLAAKVRRGEVSSLSIAVSRTLDIELLMKPLGEVQRSFPSLQLKVRRGTGAVICDMLRNGEAELAIGGPLGEEWERIDTWPMFTEAFDLVVGADHELAQRDCPDLDVELVKESRFLHYAGCDPAELRPEQVTGRGIRYDAVHEVDSVRDLEALVVAKFGLAIVPASAMQSPRVRHLHCSALDLTRTVAIYSVAGRQRSREGGALLNLLRSTDWSDRLVPELVDAA
- a CDS encoding YeeE/YedE thiosulfate transporter family protein: MAGSLAALSVALLAAGVMGYAVQRGATCMVAALEEIVAERRARRIVALLEAAAIVAAGMVAAQLAGFLPMPPADHLLTLHTVAGGALLGLGAYVAGSCVFGSIAKLGSGQWAYALVPPGFFLGCLTTGLVPTSARSEPMATSALLDQAALVAVPLLLLVGWRSRRVVRAARGGMLAEHVWSPHVATGVIGLAFVVLLLAVGPWAYTDLLADLARGRMAELALRLPLFLGLFGGAILGGWTAGRLKPAWPTARKALSCLSGGALMGMGSLLIPGSNDGLILLGFPLLRPYAWVALASMAGTILAAMLVARTVRRLAVFPELAY
- a CDS encoding DUF302 domain-containing protein, translating into MKSASPAAALRRAFAISVLVAVAGAPALAKGSPETVAPTYADGVLRVRSSHSVNETVARIRAAVEAKGIRHFAEIDQRQLGAGAGLPIRASVLVLFGNPPLGVQFLQANPYAGLDWPVRMLVREAEDGGTEIAWTDFAFIGRRYAIGGKRAQLKMANEVAATIA
- a CDS encoding phosphatase PAP2 family protein, yielding MLACLLASAGLGFRFTGLLLPGLSLLLLAAAAVIGRSTARPRLYAGASAFLLMTLFSELGILLSYALAAKAGPLWDGALAHADRRLGFDWPAVFLASDHSPVLLWIGAVAYHSLPLQMIVCIVALSGTARFRTLGITISAAILSGFATILLSGLMPAMGNVFDPARFSHLWPSVAWMERGMIAGLRDGSWRTLDLTQLWGIVTFPSYHATLPIILAWGQRDIPRLRILAPLWAGLTILATPLFGGHYGVDVLVGMGLAPLALAITSSPAWHRLGELALPSVSGKPAPATSTALGWTALPPRAHRRHDPATSRTESVRLVPHPADEPSYPTRKRANGGE
- a CDS encoding fatty acid desaturase, with the protein product MTSLARNTATSLLLAGAIGAGWVAIHLGGIFLWRWQWSTAPLAALLIVAQTWLSTGLFIIAHDCMHGSLAPGHPRLNRMIGTLSLAAYAGLSFGALRPKHHAHHRAPGTPDDPDFSPGEPRRAFPWFVRFFSTYYTHGQILRITLAATLYLWLGAALVNIVAFWAIPALLALVQLFLFGTYLPHRHEDGAFEDEHNARSNEWRPLTSLLTCFHFGAYHHEHHLAPGAPWWQLPRVRADRRARR
- a CDS encoding glycosyltransferase; translated protein: MSRRRRSIAIIAPPTPGHLNPLQVLGARLIALGHRVTIVHTGGVARYVNTPEVGFAPLADGASDGLLDTYLSQLAAATGLLGITRMIAATARMTARLLDEAPAVLERIGAEAVIADAAEPAGGLIARRLGLPHVVSITGLPLMREENVPPPFLRWPYRPDGSGRARNRGGYRVSDLLMRPISGVLEQRRRAWRIDEEEEDGPLVHVAQCPRGLDFPRDELPPRFHYGGPWRNPVEPWVDRPDDPLPLIFCSLGSLQGSRKALFATMAAACAAVGARAVIGHGGGLTADEEAALPGDPLVRDYWPQEAVLRCCSAAMLHGGFNTVLDAVAARVPIVAVPIAFEQPGTAARLARIGAAKVVRWRGLTVRRLARALEEVLAERRYKEAAGKLADEMANAGGAKTAAAIVSAALVDRP
- a CDS encoding type III polyketide synthase, whose product is MSERAAFINQVTTAVPSQDVHKAFLAWAEQRLPDERQRSVFRRMAERSGINHRWSVLPTTAGGGSPVADGGLYADAPPPTSERMRIYAETAPELALAAIAKLDAGAIARTTHLVVASCTGFVAPGVDQIIARRLGLANHVERTLIGFMGCYAAIAALRTAYHIVRSEPAARVLVVTVELSTLHLQFTDDMEALLGMLQFGDGAAAAIVSADATGLRIDRPFAIAMEDSETLIQWAIGETGFVMQLSGEVPGRIGSALEKPWIRERILDAVDAGKIDSWAVHAGGRSILDAVQRGFDLPANALDRSREVLADFGNMSSSTLMFVLAAILRQSDEGERSGVALAFGPGLAAEGFRYERAA
- a CDS encoding methyltransferase domain-containing protein; this translates as MIDLKVRSRREEQMDSPHLAFEEYGKVLADLATVNSWTLAARPTLLFLKSAVGARPRFSVLDVGFGRGDMLCQIAAWAVRNGKEVELHGVDLNQKSLASALEATAGLPVQLHVGDYKDLPGPFDCVVSSLVAHHMGDSELHDFIGYMEGHARLGWLINDLHRHAFAYLGYPWLARLLRVHRIVREDGQLSIARSFRSADWATILDGAGLPPGAATIARHFPFRLCVERLR